A genomic region of Xanthomonas campestris pv. phormiicola contains the following coding sequences:
- a CDS encoding peptidase M61 — protein sequence MPAAILSLPRRARLALALGLSLALAGAAGAQTVRTPDVPPPQDTPYPGSIALQVDAGDVRQGIYRVRESIPVAPGRLTLQYPQWIPGDHSPSGPVAMLAGLTLTANGAPLAWRRDTFDVYTFHVDVPPGVSAIEARFQYLSPRDDGFEMTDKMLQLEWNKLALYPAGHYSHGITVVPSVTLPTGWQFGTALQTATQSGASTTFKPVDFETLVDSPIYAGRHFKRVDLTPPGSAPVHLDVVADTPTFLEITPAQLQAHRNLAVQALKLFGSHHYDHYDFLFSLSDVLGGNGLEHHQSSENGLEADYFSAWADNAPDRDLLAHEYTHSWNGKFRRPADLWTPTFNVPMGDSLLWVYEGQTQYWGYVLTARAGMWTPEQFRDALAMTAANYDRNREGFQWRSLEDTTNDPTAAHRAPLPYRSWQMSEDYYSGGQMLWLAVDAKLRALSHGRKSLDDFAKAFFGVDDGSHTVKTYTFDDVVAALDGVAAFDWAGYLAPRVDAVNPPLLEGLQASGWKLVYSDQPSAFEKQYDSRHQSARHRYNFAWSLGLVMNDDASINDVVWDGPAFKAGVSSGATLLAVNGQDYTRETLKQAIADAKGGTAPIVLTLKFQGGVRSVDVNYHDGLQYPHLVRVDGTPDSLSQIIAARR from the coding sequence ATGCCCGCCGCTATCCTTTCCCTCCCCCGCCGCGCGCGCCTGGCGCTGGCCCTGGGCCTTTCCCTGGCGCTGGCCGGCGCGGCAGGTGCGCAGACCGTGCGCACGCCCGATGTGCCGCCACCGCAGGACACGCCGTATCCGGGCAGCATCGCGCTGCAGGTGGATGCCGGCGACGTGCGCCAGGGCATCTACCGGGTGCGCGAGTCCATTCCCGTCGCGCCCGGGCGGCTGACGCTGCAGTATCCGCAGTGGATCCCCGGCGACCATTCGCCGAGCGGGCCGGTGGCGATGCTGGCCGGGCTGACGCTCACCGCCAACGGCGCGCCGCTGGCGTGGCGCCGCGACACCTTCGATGTCTATACCTTTCACGTGGACGTGCCGCCGGGTGTGTCCGCGATCGAGGCCCGCTTCCAGTACCTGTCGCCGCGCGACGATGGCTTCGAGATGACCGACAAGATGCTGCAGCTGGAGTGGAACAAGCTGGCGCTGTATCCGGCCGGGCACTACTCGCATGGCATCACCGTTGTCCCCAGCGTGACCCTGCCGACCGGGTGGCAGTTCGGCACGGCGCTGCAGACCGCCACGCAGTCCGGCGCCAGCACCACCTTCAAGCCGGTCGATTTCGAGACGCTGGTCGATTCGCCGATCTACGCCGGACGCCATTTCAAGCGCGTGGATCTCACCCCGCCGGGCAGCGCGCCGGTGCACCTGGATGTCGTTGCCGATACGCCGACGTTCCTGGAGATCACGCCCGCGCAGCTGCAGGCGCATCGCAACCTCGCGGTGCAGGCACTGAAGCTGTTCGGCTCGCACCACTACGACCACTACGATTTCCTGTTCTCGCTGTCCGATGTGCTGGGCGGCAACGGCCTGGAACACCACCAGTCCAGCGAGAACGGGCTGGAGGCGGACTACTTCAGCGCCTGGGCCGACAACGCACCCGACCGCGATCTGCTGGCGCACGAGTACACGCACTCCTGGAACGGCAAGTTCCGCCGTCCGGCCGATCTGTGGACGCCCACCTTCAACGTGCCGATGGGCGATTCGCTGCTGTGGGTCTACGAAGGGCAGACCCAGTACTGGGGCTATGTGCTCACCGCGCGCGCCGGGATGTGGACGCCGGAACAGTTCCGCGATGCGCTGGCGATGACCGCGGCCAACTACGACCGCAACCGCGAGGGTTTCCAGTGGCGCTCGCTGGAGGACACCACCAACGACCCCACCGCCGCGCATCGCGCGCCGCTGCCCTACCGCAGCTGGCAGATGAGCGAGGACTACTACAGCGGCGGGCAGATGCTGTGGCTGGCGGTGGATGCCAAGCTGCGTGCGCTCAGCCACGGCCGCAAGTCGCTGGACGATTTCGCCAAGGCCTTCTTCGGCGTGGACGATGGCAGCCACACGGTCAAAACCTACACCTTCGACGACGTGGTCGCCGCACTCGATGGCGTGGCCGCGTTCGACTGGGCCGGCTACCTCGCACCCCGCGTGGATGCGGTGAACCCGCCGCTGCTGGAAGGGCTGCAGGCCAGCGGCTGGAAGCTGGTCTATAGCGACCAGCCGAGCGCGTTCGAGAAGCAGTACGACAGCCGCCACCAGTCGGCGCGCCACCGCTACAACTTCGCCTGGTCGCTGGGCCTGGTGATGAACGACGATGCCAGCATCAACGACGTGGTGTGGGACGGGCCCGCGTTCAAGGCAGGGGTCAGCAGCGGCGCCACGCTGCTGGCGGTCAATGGCCAGGACTACACGCGCGAGACGCTCAAGCAGG